TGCTGCTTGATTTTGACCGGGATATCTGGGGTTACGTCGCACTCGGCCATTTCAAGCAGAGAACCATTGCTGGAGAGATCGGTTCCTCTACCATGCCGCATAAAGTCAATCCTATCGACTTTGAAAACTCCGAAGGCAATCTGGGGATTGCCAATGCCCTGATGCAGCATTTAGCCGCAAAGTTGCCCGTTTCTCGCTGGCAGCGCGACCTCACTGATTCCACCGTATTACGTAATCTTGGGGTTGGTTTTGCGCACTCGCTCATCGCTTACCAGGCGACGTTAAAAGGCATCAGCAAACTGGAAGTAAATGAAGCCCATTTGCGTGATGAATTGGATCACAACTGGGAAGTGTTGGCCGAACCAGTGCAAACCGTTATGCGCCGTTATGGCATTGAAAAACCATATGAAAAGCTCAAAGAGCTGACTCGTGGTAAGCGCATAGACGCAGCACAGATGGCAGCCTTCATCGACAACCTGGCCTTGCCAGATGAAGTAAAAGCTGAGCTGAAACGACTTACGCCAGCCACCTACATTGGTCGCGCTGAAGCCTTTGTTGATGATCTGAAATAAATCGCCACAAACTTTCACAGGCGGTACCTCGTGTGCCGCCTTTTTTCATTCGGACAGGCAAATCATGTATCAACTCACCATAGATAAAGACAAATTTCTGAAGGAAATCTGGCAACAAAAGCCGGTCATTTTCCGTCAGGCATTCAAAGATTTTGCCGATCCAATCGCGGCAGATGAATTAGCTGGATTGGCGTGTGAGGAGGAAGTTGCTTCCCGCGTAGTCGTCACCCAGGACAAGGGTAAAAACTGGCAGGTGATCAATGGACCATTTGAAGATTATGACCAATATGGTGAGGAAAACTGGCAGTTGCTGGTACAAGCTATCAATCATTGGTATCCAGACTGCCAGCCATTAGTTGAAGCGTTTCGCTTTCTGCCAGACTGGCGTTTTGACGACCTGATGGCTTCGTTTGCTACACCTGGTGGTGGTGTCGGTCCACACATCGATCAATATGATGTTTTTATTATCCAAGGTGAGGGTCGCCGTCGCTGGACCGTTGGCGATATTGGCAGTTATCAACAACGCGGAGGCGTCACTACCTCGCCACTGATTGAAAATTTTGAACCAATTATCGACGAAATCCTTGAACCGGGCGATATGTTGTATATTCCACCAGGATTTCCGCATCAAGGATCCACGTTGACGCTGGCCATGTCTTATTCCATCGGCTTTCGAGCACCCAGTCAGCAAGAGTTGCTGTCATCAATGGCCGATTACCTGATTGACTGTAACCAGGGACAGCAACGATATACGTCAACATCAGAACCATCACAACCTGGTATGGTGCCACTGGCACAACAGCAAGGGCTGATGACGTTGTTGACCGCGTTAGCACAAGCGCCTGAAACCTACCAAGCCATGTTAGGAAAACTGCTGAGTCAAAACCGCTTTGAGCTGGATATCTGTGAGGCCGAGCGCATTGATGCTGAGGAACTACAACAGGCATTACAGGATGGTGCGGTGATCAGCCGTATCGGTGGTCTGAAAGTGCTGCTGTTAGAGAATGATGCAGCAGATCGACTGTTCATTAACGGTGATAGTTTTGATTTTGCGGCTGAAGACCGAGACTACGCTGAAATTCTGGCAAACCACACCAGCATCGATAGCGAAATCGCCCTGGCGATGTTGCAGCGAAATAGCATCAACGCATTACTGCTGAAACTACTGGAGTTGGGTTACTGTTACCTGGCAGAAGCTGAGTAACTCGTTATCTATTTATGGTTTTACGCATAAAAAAGCTGCCCTTGGGCAGCTTTTTTATTAATAACAATTACACCATTACAGCTTATCGGCATTTTCGGACAGGTATGCAGCAACGCCTTCTGGGTTGTCTTTCATACCTTTTTCG
This portion of the Shewanella yunxiaonensis genome encodes:
- a CDS encoding ribosomal protein uL16 3-hydroxylase codes for the protein MYQLTIDKDKFLKEIWQQKPVIFRQAFKDFADPIAADELAGLACEEEVASRVVVTQDKGKNWQVINGPFEDYDQYGEENWQLLVQAINHWYPDCQPLVEAFRFLPDWRFDDLMASFATPGGGVGPHIDQYDVFIIQGEGRRRWTVGDIGSYQQRGGVTTSPLIENFEPIIDEILEPGDMLYIPPGFPHQGSTLTLAMSYSIGFRAPSQQELLSSMADYLIDCNQGQQRYTSTSEPSQPGMVPLAQQQGLMTLLTALAQAPETYQAMLGKLLSQNRFELDICEAERIDAEELQQALQDGAVISRIGGLKVLLLENDAADRLFINGDSFDFAAEDRDYAEILANHTSIDSEIALAMLQRNSINALLLKLLELGYCYLAEAE